The Aggregatilinea lenta genome includes a region encoding these proteins:
- the sucD gene encoding succinate--CoA ligase subunit alpha: MAILVDSETKLLVQGITGREGLFHTEQMIEYGTNVVGGVTPGKGGEWVLGKPVFDTVKAARESTGANTSIIYVPAAFAADAIYESIDAGIDLIVCITEGLPVRDMMKVRSQLDQSHSRLIGPNCPGLLTPEQAKVGIMPGHIAMPGNVGVVSRSGTLTYEVVYALTQRGIGQSTCVGIGGDPVNGTNFIDVLGMFEDDPQTEKVVLIGEIGGTDEEKAAAFIASHMTKPVVAFIAGQTAPPGRRMGHAGAIVEGGAGTAADKVAALQSAGVKVAQHPEQIAELI; the protein is encoded by the coding sequence ATGGCAATTCTTGTTGACAGCGAAACGAAATTATTGGTCCAGGGTATCACCGGACGTGAAGGACTGTTCCACACGGAGCAGATGATCGAATATGGCACCAACGTCGTCGGCGGCGTCACGCCGGGCAAGGGCGGCGAGTGGGTTCTGGGCAAGCCGGTCTTCGATACGGTGAAGGCCGCGCGGGAATCGACGGGAGCGAACACGAGCATCATTTACGTTCCGGCGGCGTTTGCCGCGGACGCGATCTACGAGTCGATCGACGCCGGGATCGACCTGATCGTGTGCATTACCGAAGGACTGCCCGTGCGCGACATGATGAAAGTACGCTCCCAGCTCGACCAGAGCCACAGCCGCCTGATCGGCCCCAACTGTCCGGGACTACTCACGCCGGAGCAGGCGAAAGTCGGCATCATGCCGGGCCACATCGCCATGCCGGGCAACGTGGGCGTGGTGTCGCGCAGCGGCACACTGACCTATGAGGTTGTGTACGCGCTCACGCAGCGCGGCATTGGCCAATCGACCTGCGTCGGCATCGGCGGCGACCCGGTCAACGGCACGAACTTTATCGACGTGCTGGGCATGTTCGAGGACGATCCGCAAACTGAGAAAGTTGTGCTGATCGGTGAGATCGGCGGCACGGACGAGGAAAAGGCGGCGGCCTTCATCGCCAGCCACATGACCAAGCCGGTGGTTGCCTTCATCGCCGGGCAGACGGCCCCGCCAGGACGCCGCATGGGGCATGCGGGGGCCATCGTCGAAGGGGGCGCTGGCACCGCCGCCGATAAGGTCGCGGCACTGCAATCGGCGGGGGTGAAGGTGGCGCAGCACCCGGAACAGATCGCCGAGCTGATTTGA
- a CDS encoding TraR/DksA family transcriptional regulator has translation MTTTKTELHDVLVSLYAELEQTAQQLEEADEIDDPGTGYTNHQADDATIVFDQTVNASTLYATRTRLRQVDDALARHAAGTYGICTECGTEIDIARLEAIPYTPLCLRCAEARDYRARV, from the coding sequence ATGACGACGACCAAGACCGAACTTCATGACGTCCTGGTGAGCCTGTACGCCGAGCTTGAACAGACCGCCCAGCAGTTGGAAGAAGCGGACGAGATCGATGATCCCGGCACAGGCTACACCAATCATCAGGCCGACGATGCGACTATCGTCTTCGACCAGACGGTGAATGCCTCGACACTGTACGCGACCCGCACTCGTCTGCGCCAGGTGGACGATGCGCTGGCGCGCCATGCGGCGGGCACCTACGGGATCTGTACAGAGTGCGGCACCGAGATCGACATTGCGCGCCTGGAAGCGATCCCCTATACGCCGCTCTGCCTGCGCTGCGCCGAAGCGCGCGACTATCGCGCTCGAGTATAG
- a CDS encoding tetratricopeptide repeat protein, whose amino-acid sequence MTVLREALRWLGPDRTRVAAALLIGIGALLIGLQVAYADADWLAQAQIGMIWLFVAGMMVVVSTQLAPRVRQRFWTAVGPGLALLALGIVVPDYAVFLAGGGFGWLIIAPIVLRTHVRMEYQQAIRYMRHGQLDEAIAQMDGLVEAEPEDPDHHQFRADLHRLAGHPERAQSDYEQVIRLDPDSSLGYIGLSEVRAQSGDYAAARGPAQQALEREPDSWLPAYNLGMIEDRLAEPQAAIEHLQNALKVGLPHRRYHITTRLWLARAYMRLGQRDEASEQIKALREAHDALEDWEIVFESEQAALLRALMEPDIRLAARLVRGEAGLDALELPAG is encoded by the coding sequence ATGACCGTGCTGCGAGAAGCCTTACGATGGTTGGGACCTGACCGGACGCGCGTCGCTGCAGCGCTGTTGATTGGCATTGGTGCGCTCCTGATCGGGCTGCAGGTTGCATACGCTGACGCAGACTGGTTGGCGCAGGCGCAGATCGGCATGATCTGGCTGTTTGTCGCCGGGATGATGGTCGTCGTCAGCACGCAGCTCGCGCCGCGCGTACGGCAGCGCTTCTGGACTGCCGTCGGGCCAGGGCTGGCGCTGCTAGCATTGGGCATTGTCGTGCCCGATTACGCGGTATTCCTGGCTGGCGGTGGCTTTGGCTGGCTGATCATCGCGCCGATCGTGCTGCGGACGCACGTGCGCATGGAATACCAGCAGGCGATCCGGTATATGCGTCACGGGCAGCTCGACGAGGCCATTGCGCAGATGGACGGTCTCGTCGAGGCTGAGCCGGAGGACCCGGATCACCACCAGTTCCGCGCCGATCTGCACCGCCTCGCAGGGCACCCCGAACGGGCGCAGTCGGATTACGAACAGGTGATTCGCCTCGATCCCGACTCGTCGTTGGGCTACATCGGGCTGTCGGAGGTCCGGGCGCAGTCGGGCGACTACGCAGCGGCGCGCGGTCCGGCGCAGCAAGCCCTGGAACGCGAGCCGGACAGTTGGCTGCCCGCCTATAACCTGGGCATGATCGAGGACCGGCTGGCCGAGCCGCAAGCAGCGATCGAGCACCTTCAAAACGCGCTCAAGGTCGGGCTGCCGCACCGCCGCTATCACATCACGACGCGGCTGTGGCTGGCGCGGGCGTACATGCGCCTGGGGCAGCGGGACGAAGCGAGCGAGCAGATCAAGGCGCTGCGCGAGGCTCACGATGCGCTGGAGGACTGGGAGATCGTGTTTGAGAGCGAGCAGGCGGCTTTGCTGCGCGCGCTGATGGAGCCGGACATCCGGCTGGCGGCGCGACTGGTGCGCGGCGAGGCCGGGCTGGATGCGTTGGAGCTGCCCGCCGGATGA
- a CDS encoding GNAT family N-acetyltransferase: MRTLRVDEYLVRPVEPQDEAAVAQLWQALADYHVRLDPRMPVPSEGAAQRYAARLVERRNDPQTRAYVAVVEGEVVGFALGAIIDLHPDLFAPVESGYIADIFVDPRYRRRGLARDLVLALRDWFLASGAAHIEWQVAAANSAGIRFWEAMGGLATVVRMRMEPEDDLL, from the coding sequence ATGCGGACGTTGCGCGTAGATGAGTATCTGGTCCGGCCCGTCGAGCCGCAGGACGAAGCGGCGGTGGCCCAGCTGTGGCAGGCCTTGGCCGACTATCACGTCCGGCTGGACCCGCGCATGCCGGTCCCGTCCGAGGGCGCGGCGCAGCGTTATGCGGCGCGGTTAGTGGAGCGCCGGAATGACCCCCAGACGCGCGCGTATGTCGCGGTGGTGGAGGGTGAGGTGGTCGGGTTCGCACTGGGCGCGATAATCGATCTGCACCCGGACCTGTTCGCGCCGGTCGAGTCGGGGTACATTGCGGATATTTTCGTCGATCCGCGTTACCGGCGGCGCGGCCTCGCGCGTGATTTGGTGCTGGCGCTGCGCGACTGGTTCCTGGCTTCCGGCGCGGCGCACATCGAGTGGCAGGTGGCCGCCGCAAACTCGGCGGGCATTCGCTTCTGGGAGGCGATGGGCGGCCTCGCAACCGTGGTGCGGATGCGCATGGAGCCAGAAGACGATCTGCTGTAG
- a CDS encoding sensor histidine kinase, with amino-acid sequence MRAKHSVRPLDTSQARRELVIGLVLLSIVLVLTLQYDLAERGLDWAARHESWEVDEIFIMGLAASMLLAIYAVRRLIDLRREIVRRQSVEEALRASEQRYRKVVEDQVELILRFRPDATIVYANEACLHFLKMNAQDLIGQRYQGSLWKDNAVEFTRRLLGLGDESSLTFTQHVERDGDEYWLEWMTRAIRSEQGAVIEYQSVGRDITERVRAQEQQLQLALEREKIAMLSSFIRDASHEFRTPLAVISAGLDLAEHLNAHGENIGDQIDVLQDQVTYLSGLVNALLTMSHLDTAWVFQPKLQELNAVVEDALGHVRESAAAKHQVIESNLAKTLTPVGIDADALGQAVANILQNAVIYTPENGTITVRTMQRDENAVVEVQDTGIGIDPASLPYIFERFYRADPARTGRHAGMGLAMAKRIVEAHGGRIEVESFPANGSIFRIVLPPPAEIEHEKSEANAFA; translated from the coding sequence ATGCGCGCAAAACATTCTGTTCGCCCTCTTGATACCTCGCAGGCACGGCGTGAGCTGGTCATCGGGCTGGTTCTGCTGTCGATCGTGCTGGTTTTGACGCTTCAATACGACCTCGCCGAAAGAGGTCTGGACTGGGCAGCCCGGCACGAATCCTGGGAAGTCGATGAGATCTTCATCATGGGGCTGGCGGCGTCTATGCTGTTGGCGATTTATGCGGTCCGCCGGTTGATCGATCTGCGACGTGAGATCGTGCGCCGTCAGTCGGTCGAGGAGGCGCTGCGGGCGAGCGAGCAGCGCTACCGGAAGGTCGTCGAGGATCAGGTTGAGTTGATTCTGCGGTTTCGGCCAGATGCGACGATCGTCTATGCCAACGAAGCCTGTCTGCACTTCCTGAAAATGAATGCGCAGGATCTCATCGGCCAGCGCTACCAGGGGTCGTTGTGGAAAGACAACGCCGTCGAATTTACCCGGCGGCTGTTGGGGCTGGGGGACGAGTCGAGCCTGACGTTTACGCAGCACGTGGAGCGTGACGGCGACGAGTACTGGCTCGAGTGGATGACGCGCGCCATTCGCTCGGAGCAGGGCGCTGTCATCGAGTATCAGAGCGTCGGGCGGGACATCACGGAGCGGGTCCGCGCGCAGGAGCAGCAGCTTCAGCTGGCGCTCGAACGGGAAAAGATCGCCATGTTGAGCAGCTTCATCCGCGACGCCTCGCACGAGTTCCGCACGCCGCTGGCGGTGATCAGCGCCGGGCTGGATCTGGCCGAGCATCTGAACGCCCACGGCGAAAATATCGGCGACCAGATCGACGTGCTCCAGGATCAGGTGACGTACCTCAGCGGGCTGGTGAATGCGCTGCTCACGATGTCCCACCTGGATACGGCGTGGGTCTTCCAACCGAAACTACAAGAACTGAACGCAGTGGTGGAAGACGCGCTGGGGCACGTGCGTGAGAGCGCTGCCGCCAAACATCAGGTGATAGAGAGCAACCTGGCGAAGACGCTGACGCCGGTCGGCATCGATGCGGATGCTTTGGGGCAGGCGGTGGCTAACATCCTCCAGAATGCCGTCATATACACGCCCGAAAACGGCACGATCACCGTGCGAACGATGCAGCGCGACGAGAACGCGGTCGTCGAGGTGCAGGACACAGGCATCGGGATCGATCCGGCCAGCTTGCCGTACATTTTCGAGCGCTTCTACCGCGCTGATCCGGCCCGCACCGGGCGACACGCCGGGATGGGGCTGGCGATGGCCAAGCGCATCGTAGAGGCGCATGGGGGCCGGATCGAGGTCGAGAGCTTTCCCGCAAACGGCAGCATCTTCCGCATCGTCCTGCCGCCCCCCGCCGAGATCGAGCACGAGAAATCCGAAGCGAATGCTTTCGCATAG
- the lspA gene encoding signal peptidase II, whose product MADLSRDPAGSAPSKRSGWGYWLLLVGVVLLVISLDQVTKRYVATHLAPYDSWMPIKAIEPVFRFTHVHNTGAAFGIFPGGGGVFLVIALFVSSIIIYFYRQLTGPQILVRIALGMQMGGALGNVIDRLRQGYVVDFFHVEFWPVFNIADSAIVVGVILLAIEMWRLDRREQAAARQAAVSAPAPDSDPHPDTHPDKKSLYG is encoded by the coding sequence ATGGCCGATCTTTCCCGTGATCCAGCCGGAAGCGCGCCGTCCAAACGTAGTGGTTGGGGCTATTGGCTGCTGCTGGTGGGCGTGGTACTGCTGGTCATCAGTCTGGATCAGGTGACTAAGCGATATGTAGCCACGCACCTCGCGCCTTACGATTCCTGGATGCCGATCAAAGCCATCGAGCCGGTGTTTCGCTTTACGCATGTGCACAATACCGGGGCGGCGTTTGGCATCTTCCCCGGCGGCGGCGGCGTGTTCCTCGTCATCGCGTTGTTTGTTTCCAGCATCATCATCTATTTCTACCGCCAACTGACCGGGCCGCAGATCCTCGTCCGCATCGCGCTCGGCATGCAGATGGGCGGCGCGCTTGGCAACGTGATCGACCGCCTGCGCCAGGGCTACGTGGTGGATTTCTTCCACGTCGAGTTCTGGCCGGTGTTCAACATCGCCGACAGCGCGATCGTGGTGGGCGTGATCCTGCTGGCGATCGAGATGTGGCGCCTGGATCGCCGCGAGCAGGCCGCTGCCCGGCAGGCCGCCGTTTCTGCCCCCGCACCGGATTCCGACCCCCATCCTGACACGCACCCTGACAAAAAGTCGCTTTACGGATAG
- a CDS encoding aldo/keto reductase: protein MDYTYLGRTGLQVSRLCLGTMNFGPETTEEDSRAIMDKALDLGINFFDTANVYGRKKGEGVTEQIIGRWLAQGGGRREKIVIATKVYGTMGDWPNESKLSAYSIKRACDESLRRLQTDHIDLYQMHHVDRNTPWEEIWQAMEQLVQAGKVLYVGSSNFAGWHITQANYEAKARHFMGLVSEQSLYNLADRMIELEVIPACESLGLGLIPWSPLKGGVLGGVLKKIEAGRRASEGAQEAIEKHRPQIEAYEAFCDEIEEQPADVALAWLLRQPAVTAPIIGPRTMDQLTGSLRALEIKFSDEQLARLDEIWPGPGGAAPEAYAW, encoded by the coding sequence ATGGACTATACATACCTGGGACGCACCGGCCTTCAGGTGAGCCGGTTATGTCTGGGGACCATGAACTTCGGCCCGGAAACGACGGAAGAAGACAGCCGCGCGATCATGGATAAAGCCCTGGACCTGGGCATCAACTTCTTCGACACGGCCAATGTTTACGGGCGCAAGAAGGGCGAAGGCGTCACCGAGCAGATCATCGGGCGGTGGCTGGCGCAGGGCGGCGGTCGCCGCGAGAAGATTGTGATCGCCACCAAAGTTTACGGCACCATGGGCGACTGGCCGAACGAGTCGAAGCTCTCCGCCTATAGCATCAAGCGCGCCTGCGACGAAAGCCTGCGCCGCCTGCAGACGGACCACATCGACCTGTACCAGATGCACCACGTCGACCGCAACACGCCGTGGGAGGAGATCTGGCAGGCGATGGAGCAGCTCGTACAAGCGGGTAAGGTCCTGTACGTCGGCAGCAGCAACTTTGCCGGATGGCACATCACCCAGGCCAACTACGAGGCGAAGGCGCGGCACTTCATGGGGCTGGTCAGCGAGCAGAGCCTGTACAACTTGGCCGACCGCATGATCGAGCTGGAAGTCATCCCGGCCTGTGAGTCACTGGGGCTGGGTCTCATCCCGTGGAGCCCGCTCAAGGGCGGCGTGCTCGGCGGCGTGCTGAAGAAGATCGAAGCGGGCCGCCGCGCCTCCGAGGGCGCGCAAGAGGCCATCGAGAAGCACCGCCCGCAGATCGAAGCGTATGAGGCGTTCTGTGACGAGATCGAGGAACAGCCCGCCGACGTCGCGCTGGCGTGGCTGCTGCGCCAACCTGCCGTCACCGCGCCGATCATTGGCCCGCGCACGATGGACCAGCTTACCGGCAGCCTGCGCGCGCTGGAAATCAAGTTCAGCGACGAGCAGCTCGCGCGCCTGGACGAGATCTGGCCGGGTCCTGGCGGGGCCGCGCCGGAAGCGTACGCGTGGTAG
- the sucC gene encoding ADP-forming succinate--CoA ligase subunit beta, which produces MNLHEYQSKQRFAEFGIPIPQGKVARSSQEAYEIAKELGTPVVVKAQVLIGGRGKAGGVKLAQTPEEAQQRADEILGMDIKGHKVLKVLIDSASEIQSEIYLGVTNDRAARKPVLIASSQGGMDIEEVNRTAPEKIIREHVDPFLGLRDYQIRNLAYGIELPRELWKPFMKIARSLYEAYAASDATLAEINPLIIDGSGSLLAVDGKMSIDDNALFRHHDLAEMRDTAAEPKAETEARAAGLTYIQLDGEIGCMVNGAGLAMATMDITQLYGGSPANFLDIGGGAKAEEVTTALGIILADPKVKAILLNIFGGITRCDEVARGILAALAEIDVSLPMVVRLVGTNEAEGRRLLDEANLPNMATATTLTEAAEKAVTAARSA; this is translated from the coding sequence GTGAATCTGCACGAATACCAGTCCAAACAACGATTTGCGGAGTTTGGAATCCCCATTCCCCAGGGGAAGGTCGCTCGCTCCTCTCAAGAAGCGTACGAAATCGCAAAAGAATTAGGAACCCCCGTCGTGGTCAAGGCCCAGGTGCTGATCGGCGGACGCGGCAAGGCGGGCGGCGTCAAGCTGGCGCAGACGCCCGAAGAAGCCCAGCAGCGCGCCGACGAGATCCTCGGCATGGACATCAAGGGCCATAAAGTTTTGAAGGTACTGATCGATTCTGCGTCGGAGATCCAATCCGAAATATACCTGGGCGTCACGAACGACCGTGCCGCGCGCAAGCCAGTGCTCATTGCCAGCTCGCAGGGCGGCATGGACATCGAAGAGGTGAACCGTACTGCGCCAGAGAAAATTATCCGCGAGCACGTCGATCCCTTCCTGGGCCTGCGCGATTACCAGATCCGCAACCTGGCCTATGGCATTGAGCTGCCGCGCGAGCTGTGGAAGCCGTTCATGAAGATCGCACGGTCGCTGTACGAGGCGTACGCCGCAAGCGATGCTACTCTGGCCGAGATCAATCCACTGATCATCGACGGCAGCGGATCGCTGCTGGCCGTGGACGGCAAAATGTCGATTGACGACAACGCGCTGTTCCGCCACCACGACCTGGCCGAGATGCGCGATACCGCCGCAGAGCCGAAGGCCGAAACCGAAGCGCGCGCCGCCGGGCTGACGTACATCCAGCTCGATGGCGAGATCGGGTGCATGGTCAACGGGGCCGGGCTGGCGATGGCGACGATGGATATCACGCAGTTGTACGGCGGCTCTCCGGCCAACTTCCTGGATATCGGCGGCGGCGCAAAGGCGGAAGAAGTCACCACGGCGCTGGGCATCATCCTGGCGGACCCGAAGGTGAAGGCGATCCTGCTCAATATCTTCGGCGGCATCACTCGCTGTGACGAGGTCGCGCGCGGCATACTGGCTGCACTGGCCGAAATCGACGTGAGCCTGCCGATGGTGGTGCGGCTGGTGGGGACCAACGAGGCCGAAGGTCGACGCCTGCTGGACGAGGCGAATCTGCCGAACATGGCCACGGCGACGACGTTGACCGAAGCAGCCGAGAAGGCCGTAACCGCGGCACGCAGCGCGTAG
- the ileS gene encoding isoleucine--tRNA ligase produces the protein MFKAVTPKIDIQALEQEQLDFWRDKEVFRRSMDERKGGERYVFYEGPPTANGRPGTHHVLARAFKDMFPRYHTMKGAYVLRKGGWDTHGLPVEIEVEKELGFTHKHEIEEYGIAKYNEKCRDSVFRYIDQWEKLTERIAYWVDLDDAYVTFKNEYIQSVWWILRQFWDKDLLYEGHKVVPYCARCGTPLSSHEVAQGYEEVSDPSAFVRFAVKDQPGVYFLAWTTTPWTLPGNVALAVGRNVDYVMVEGPAAKGDGTERLILAKARMSALMHPEQYAVVQEMKGADLLGMHYEPLYTFLPVEQDYAYVIHGDFVSTEDGSGIVHIAPAFGADDMDVGKANNLPVLMTVQPNGAFVNEVEPWAQTWVKDADPLILAELKDRGLLYKTELYTHNYPFCWRCHTPLLYYARKTWYIATTRYRQQLVDLNQTINWVPSHIKDGRFGNWLDDVRDWALGRERYWGTPLPVWRCENPDCDHMHCIGSVAELQELAGRDLSELDLHRPYVDEVTFPCTECGGTMHRVPELIDVWFDSGSMPYAQWGYPFKNQEMFAEQYPADYICEAVDQTRGWFYSLHAISTLLNEQVSFKNVICLGHIMDEDGKKMSKSLGNIVEPWSVLDKYGADAFRWYMYTAGPPGDPRRFSVELVGEVVRNFTLTLWNVYSFFVTYANIDGFDPKAAQVPVAERDLLDRWILSELHSLVRDVTQAFEAYDAPGATRPIEDFVNRLSNWYLRRSRRRFWKSESDTDKLAAYQTLYECLATVARLLAPTMPFLSEALYRNLVAGVDPDAPESVHLAFWPETGTAYIDQQIVDDMRLAQRLVSLGHAARNSANLKVRQPLAEAVFVVHSDAERDAVRSLAGTIADELNVKALRVADSASDMVQYSLNPLPMVLGRALKGDFPKVQKALREGAPEDVDRWAKALLAGENIEVTVDGKAFTVTPEQCEVVQSAAEGYAVAEDYGYLTALSTDLTDELVQEGMAREVIRRVQSMRKDADFELVDHITVTYQASDRLNAAIKAFADVIRRETLTDALDERAPADGMFLAEFEFDGETVTLGVKRVSA, from the coding sequence ATGTTCAAGGCAGTAACACCGAAGATCGATATCCAGGCGCTGGAACAAGAGCAGCTCGACTTCTGGCGTGACAAGGAAGTGTTCCGCCGCTCGATGGACGAGCGTAAGGGCGGCGAGCGCTACGTGTTCTACGAAGGCCCGCCGACCGCCAACGGGCGGCCCGGCACGCATCACGTGCTGGCGCGAGCGTTCAAGGACATGTTCCCGCGCTATCACACCATGAAAGGCGCGTACGTGCTGCGTAAGGGTGGCTGGGATACGCACGGCCTGCCCGTGGAGATCGAAGTCGAAAAGGAACTCGGCTTCACGCATAAGCACGAGATCGAAGAATACGGCATCGCCAAATACAACGAGAAGTGCCGCGACAGCGTGTTTCGCTACATCGATCAATGGGAGAAGCTCACCGAGCGCATCGCCTACTGGGTCGATCTGGATGACGCCTACGTGACCTTCAAAAACGAGTACATCCAGAGCGTGTGGTGGATCCTGCGCCAGTTCTGGGATAAGGACCTGCTCTATGAAGGGCACAAGGTCGTGCCTTACTGCGCGCGCTGCGGCACACCGCTGAGCAGCCACGAGGTCGCGCAGGGCTATGAGGAGGTGTCCGATCCGAGCGCGTTCGTGCGCTTTGCCGTCAAGGATCAGCCGGGCGTGTACTTCCTGGCCTGGACCACGACGCCCTGGACGCTGCCCGGCAACGTCGCGCTGGCCGTGGGCCGCAACGTCGATTACGTGATGGTCGAAGGTCCGGCGGCGAAGGGCGACGGCACGGAGCGGCTGATCCTGGCCAAAGCGCGCATGTCGGCGCTGATGCACCCGGAGCAGTATGCCGTCGTGCAGGAGATGAAGGGCGCGGATCTGCTCGGCATGCACTACGAGCCGCTGTACACCTTCCTGCCCGTCGAGCAGGACTATGCCTACGTGATCCACGGCGACTTCGTGAGCACCGAGGATGGCTCCGGCATCGTGCACATCGCGCCCGCGTTCGGTGCGGATGACATGGACGTGGGCAAGGCCAACAACCTGCCCGTGCTGATGACCGTCCAGCCGAACGGGGCGTTCGTGAACGAGGTCGAGCCGTGGGCGCAGACCTGGGTCAAAGACGCCGATCCGCTGATCCTGGCCGAGCTGAAGGATCGCGGTCTGCTGTACAAGACGGAGCTGTACACGCACAACTACCCGTTCTGCTGGCGCTGCCACACGCCGCTGTTGTACTACGCACGCAAGACGTGGTACATCGCCACGACGCGCTATCGCCAGCAGTTGGTCGATCTCAACCAGACGATCAACTGGGTGCCGTCGCACATCAAGGACGGGCGCTTCGGCAACTGGCTCGACGACGTGCGCGACTGGGCGCTGGGCCGCGAGCGCTACTGGGGCACACCGCTGCCCGTGTGGCGCTGCGAAAATCCCGACTGCGACCATATGCACTGCATCGGCAGCGTCGCGGAGCTGCAAGAGCTGGCCGGGCGCGATCTGTCCGAGCTGGACCTGCACCGGCCTTACGTGGACGAGGTGACGTTCCCCTGCACCGAATGCGGCGGAACCATGCACCGCGTGCCGGAGCTGATCGACGTCTGGTTCGACAGCGGCTCGATGCCTTACGCGCAGTGGGGTTATCCGTTCAAGAATCAGGAAATGTTCGCGGAGCAGTATCCGGCGGACTATATCTGCGAAGCGGTCGACCAGACGCGCGGCTGGTTCTACAGTCTGCATGCGATCAGCACCCTGCTCAACGAGCAGGTGAGCTTCAAGAATGTGATCTGCCTGGGGCACATCATGGACGAAGATGGCAAGAAGATGTCCAAGAGCCTGGGCAACATCGTCGAGCCGTGGAGTGTGCTGGACAAATACGGGGCGGACGCCTTCCGGTGGTACATGTATACCGCAGGCCCGCCCGGTGACCCACGCCGCTTCTCGGTCGAGCTGGTGGGTGAGGTGGTGCGCAACTTCACGCTGACGCTGTGGAACGTCTACAGCTTCTTCGTGACGTACGCCAACATCGACGGCTTCGATCCGAAAGCGGCCCAGGTGCCGGTGGCCGAGCGCGATTTGCTCGACCGCTGGATCTTGAGCGAGCTGCACAGCCTCGTCCGTGACGTGACGCAGGCGTTCGAGGCCTACGACGCACCCGGCGCGACGCGGCCCATCGAGGACTTTGTGAACCGGCTGAGCAACTGGTATCTGCGTCGCTCCCGCCGCCGCTTCTGGAAGTCGGAGAGCGACACGGACAAGTTGGCCGCGTACCAGACCCTATACGAGTGTCTGGCGACAGTCGCCAGGCTGCTCGCGCCGACCATGCCGTTCCTGTCCGAGGCGCTGTACCGCAATCTGGTGGCCGGAGTTGATCCCGACGCGCCGGAGAGCGTGCATCTCGCCTTCTGGCCGGAGACGGGCACGGCGTACATCGACCAGCAGATTGTGGACGACATGCGCCTGGCGCAGCGTCTGGTCAGCCTGGGGCACGCGGCGCGCAACAGCGCCAACCTCAAGGTACGCCAGCCGCTCGCGGAGGCCGTGTTCGTGGTGCACAGCGATGCCGAACGCGACGCAGTGCGCTCGCTGGCGGGCACGATCGCCGACGAGCTGAACGTCAAGGCGCTGCGCGTGGCGGACTCGGCCAGCGACATGGTGCAGTACAGCCTGAACCCGCTGCCGATGGTGCTGGGGCGCGCCCTGAAGGGTGATTTCCCGAAGGTGCAGAAGGCGCTGCGCGAAGGCGCGCCGGAGGACGTGGATCGCTGGGCGAAGGCACTGCTAGCCGGGGAGAACATCGAGGTGACTGTGGACGGCAAGGCGTTTACGGTGACGCCGGAGCAGTGCGAAGTCGTGCAGTCGGCGGCGGAAGGTTATGCAGTGGCCGAGGACTACGGCTACTTGACGGCCCTTTCGACCGATCTGACCGACGAGCTGGTGCAGGAGGGCATGGCGCGCGAGGTGATCCGCCGCGTGCAGTCCATGCGTAAGGATGCTGACTTCGAGCTGGTCGATCACATCACGGTGACCTATCAGGCCAGCGACCGCCTGAACGCTGCGATCAAGGCGTTTGCCGACGTGATCCGGCGCGAAACACTGACCGACGCACTCGACGAGCGCGCGCCTGCGGACGGCATGTTCCTGGCCGAGTTCGAGTTCGACGGCGAAACGGTGACCCTGGGTGTGAAGCGCGTCAGCGCCTAG